Proteins found in one Gimesia chilikensis genomic segment:
- a CDS encoding FAD-dependent oxidoreductase: MDPPQHVPLWLTSAPLTIYPELKKDISADVAVIGGGITGLATALLLQRSGVKVVVLEANHIGCGVTGASTAKVTALHGMIYNHIANQFGSEAARNYAEANQAGLKLIASFASEAKALGIDCQYERKPAITFTQDKGRVNEVRQEAKAAKNAGLAASFLTEAGLPFDIDGAVRVENQSQIDPYQLCHALARLFWKAGGEIYEETRVQDVTCANPHSNCQVQTKGQKLEVEHVVLGTLIPFLDRGGFFARTSPSRSYGIAVTLNETAPDGMFINIDTPRRSIRSISNGRGLIVVGEQHKTGQVTDTHACYQALESWTKQWFSVRSIDYRWSAQDYLSVDSLPYIGKIPQGNDRMWTATGFNKWGLTTGAAAAIMLTDMLKGNTHPWSELFSPSRIDILPSVKKLVTENTNVLKHYVGDRLQALNSPEIEQLASGEAALVKNNGERVAAYRDESGEVHVCSAICPHMGCYVQWNTAELSWDCPCHGSRFDYTGKLLQGPAVDGLNYSSIKHK; encoded by the coding sequence ATGGATCCACCACAACATGTTCCGCTCTGGTTAACTTCCGCTCCACTTACTATTTATCCTGAGCTCAAAAAGGACATTTCAGCAGATGTTGCAGTCATTGGTGGCGGGATTACCGGCCTGGCCACTGCACTCCTGCTGCAACGGTCCGGTGTGAAAGTGGTTGTACTGGAAGCTAATCATATCGGTTGTGGGGTGACAGGAGCTTCAACTGCTAAAGTTACTGCTCTACATGGTATGATCTATAATCATATCGCAAATCAATTTGGTTCTGAAGCTGCCAGAAATTATGCAGAAGCGAATCAAGCTGGCCTGAAACTAATTGCTTCCTTTGCCAGCGAAGCGAAGGCATTGGGTATTGATTGTCAATATGAGCGGAAACCGGCAATTACTTTCACTCAGGACAAAGGACGTGTCAATGAGGTTCGACAAGAAGCAAAAGCTGCAAAAAACGCCGGTTTAGCTGCCAGTTTTTTAACTGAAGCTGGCTTACCATTTGACATCGATGGTGCGGTTCGGGTAGAGAATCAATCACAGATTGATCCCTACCAACTGTGTCATGCTTTGGCACGACTTTTCTGGAAGGCCGGTGGAGAAATTTATGAAGAAACCCGCGTGCAGGATGTGACTTGCGCAAACCCGCATTCGAACTGTCAAGTTCAGACAAAAGGTCAGAAGCTTGAGGTGGAACACGTCGTGCTGGGCACGCTCATACCATTTCTGGATAGAGGAGGTTTTTTCGCCAGGACTTCCCCCAGTCGCTCCTATGGGATCGCTGTCACCCTAAATGAAACAGCTCCGGACGGAATGTTCATAAACATTGATACTCCCCGGCGTTCGATACGATCAATTTCAAACGGACGCGGCTTGATCGTGGTCGGGGAACAGCATAAAACAGGTCAGGTGACTGACACCCATGCCTGCTACCAGGCACTCGAATCGTGGACGAAACAATGGTTTTCTGTCCGTTCGATTGATTATCGCTGGTCTGCGCAGGATTATCTTTCAGTCGATTCACTGCCGTATATTGGTAAAATTCCTCAGGGAAATGACCGTATGTGGACGGCCACAGGTTTTAATAAATGGGGGCTTACGACAGGGGCCGCCGCTGCAATCATGCTCACGGATATGCTCAAAGGGAATACTCATCCCTGGTCGGAACTGTTTTCTCCCTCACGTATCGACATTCTGCCTTCAGTCAAGAAACTGGTCACAGAAAATACGAACGTTCTCAAGCATTATGTGGGAGATCGCCTTCAGGCCTTGAATTCACCTGAGATTGAGCAGCTTGCTTCGGGAGAGGCCGCGCTTGTGAAGAATAATGGTGAACGTGTAGCAGCGTATCGCGATGAGAGTGGAGAAGTCCACGTCTGTTCCGCCATCTGCCCCCATATGGGATGTTATGTGCAATGGAATACTGCAGAATTATCCTGGGACTGTCCCTGTCACGGCTCACGATTTGATTATACCGGAAAGTTGCTGCAGGGGCCTGCAGTAGACGGCCTCAATTACAGCTCGATCAAACACAAATGA
- a CDS encoding ferritin-like domain-containing protein has translation MGLFTSKEFTSLEDLFVDQIQDLYDAENRLVEAIPQMAEAATTQELKTAFQSHLGETKEHVKRLEAVFKGLDREPKRVSCEAMKGLIKEGEEIVQAKGDPHVIDAALIAAAQRVEHYEIAGYGSARNFAQRLGKARLAEILQETLDEEGNADKILTQVAEESTNQAAAR, from the coding sequence ATGGGATTGTTCACCAGTAAAGAATTTACCAGTTTAGAGGATTTATTTGTTGATCAGATTCAGGATCTGTACGATGCTGAAAACCGGCTTGTGGAAGCGATTCCGCAAATGGCGGAAGCAGCCACTACACAGGAATTAAAGACCGCTTTTCAGTCGCATTTGGGAGAAACCAAAGAACATGTAAAACGCCTGGAAGCGGTCTTTAAAGGACTTGACCGTGAGCCAAAACGAGTATCGTGTGAAGCCATGAAAGGATTAATCAAGGAAGGCGAAGAAATCGTTCAAGCCAAAGGCGATCCCCATGTAATCGATGCCGCCCTGATTGCTGCTGCTCAGCGGGTCGAACACTATGAAATCGCCGGTTACGGCTCTGCCCGTAATTTTGCCCAACGTCTGGGCAAGGCACGCCTGGCTGAGATTCTTCAGGAAACCCTGGATGAAGAGGGTAATGCTGATAAAATTCTCACACAGGTTGCAGAAGAGTCAACTAATCAGGCTGCGGCACGCTGA
- a CDS encoding DUF2243 domain-containing protein, which translates to MTQPINQRPLISAGTLLGIGIGGFVDGILFHQLLQLHNMLSARFPVRNVDARTLAVHLEINMFWDGLFHVFTWIMTVIGIAMLWYAVRQRNVLLSTKTFVGALAIGWGLFNLVEGIIDHHILHVHHVTETENHLIWDLTFLAAGILLMVVGSMLIQTGQRDTAAVLRNT; encoded by the coding sequence ATGACACAACCGATCAACCAACGCCCGCTGATTTCGGCTGGTACATTGCTGGGTATCGGCATTGGCGGATTTGTCGACGGGATTCTGTTTCACCAGCTTCTGCAACTCCATAATATGCTCTCAGCCCGCTTTCCCGTCAGAAATGTCGACGCGAGAACGCTCGCCGTCCATCTAGAGATTAATATGTTCTGGGATGGCCTCTTTCATGTCTTCACATGGATCATGACCGTGATCGGAATCGCCATGTTGTGGTACGCGGTTCGCCAGCGGAATGTCTTGCTCTCTACAAAAACATTTGTAGGCGCTCTGGCGATCGGCTGGGGGCTCTTCAATCTTGTAGAGGGAATCATCGATCACCACATTCTGCACGTTCACCACGTTACGGAGACTGAAAACCACTTGATCTGGGATCTCACATTTCTTGCTGCGGGTATTCTGCTCATGGTTGTTGGCAGCATGCTGATCCAGACAGGTCAGCGAGACACTGCAGCCGTGCTGAGAAATACCTGA
- a CDS encoding DUF2892 domain-containing protein codes for MNVLAPTAERVPLHTAQDINQRIRRQTEQNIAHYSSADAQTIDRRLKELDQEWDIERTLEANAATAALVGLGLGAMVDRRFFALPAAVAGFLLQHAIQGWCPPLPVFRRLGFRTQTEIEMERYALKAIRGDFEQISKTAVQKNDGSSHDILESMRK; via the coding sequence ATGAATGTGTTAGCTCCCACCGCTGAAAGAGTTCCTCTGCATACTGCCCAGGATATCAATCAGCGAATCCGTCGTCAGACTGAGCAGAATATCGCCCATTATAGTTCTGCCGATGCACAGACGATTGATCGGCGTCTGAAAGAACTGGATCAAGAATGGGATATCGAACGGACCCTCGAAGCCAATGCTGCCACGGCCGCATTGGTTGGGTTGGGGCTCGGCGCTATGGTAGATCGTCGTTTCTTTGCCCTGCCTGCAGCGGTAGCAGGCTTCCTGCTGCAACATGCAATTCAGGGCTGGTGTCCTCCTTTACCTGTATTTCGCAGGCTTGGATTTCGTACTCAAACCGAAATTGAAATGGAGCGTTATGCCCTGAAAGCAATACGGGGTGACTTCGAACAGATATCAAAAACTGCCGTCCAGAAAAACGACGGTTCCTCACACGACATTCTGGAATCCATGCGAAAATGA